From the genome of Campylobacter concisus, one region includes:
- the mtaB gene encoding tRNA (N(6)-L-threonylcarbamoyladenosine(37)-C(2))-methylthiotransferase MtaB yields MQKIFFKTFGCRTNIYDTELLKSYIKDYEITNDEESADIVVINSCTVTNSADSGVRNYINGVKRRGAKVVLTGCGAVSKGKELFNSGIFGVLGASKKSDLNELLKQEKPFFELGNLNSVDKNIVTNYENHTKAFIKIQEGCNFSCSYCIIPSVRGKARSMDEAMILKEARILAQNGYNELVLTGTNIGSYGKDTNSSLGKLLANLGKISGIRRIRLGSIEPSQIDESFREILKEEWLERHLHIALQHTSQAMLKIMRRRNNAFSDLELFNELSSLGFALGTDYIVGHPGESEEIWVEAVENFKKFPITHLHAFVYSPRRDTHSATLKSDVSGDVAKSRLKILESIALQNNENFRKKHNGALKILVEQKNGEFYEGFDQFYNKAKILSQKDITKEWVEVSEYEVKPDANYAKI; encoded by the coding sequence ATGCAAAAGATATTTTTTAAAACATTTGGATGTCGCACAAATATCTACGATACCGAGCTTTTAAAAAGCTACATCAAGGACTACGAGATCACAAACGACGAAGAGAGCGCAGATATCGTGGTCATAAACTCGTGCACTGTTACAAATTCTGCCGATAGCGGTGTCAGAAACTACATAAACGGCGTAAAAAGGCGTGGAGCGAAGGTAGTGCTGACTGGATGTGGCGCGGTTAGTAAGGGTAAAGAGCTATTTAATAGCGGTATATTTGGCGTACTTGGAGCTAGTAAAAAGAGCGATCTAAATGAGCTTTTAAAGCAAGAAAAGCCATTTTTTGAGCTTGGGAATTTAAACTCAGTTGATAAAAATATAGTTACAAATTACGAAAATCACACAAAGGCTTTTATAAAAATTCAAGAAGGCTGCAACTTTAGCTGCAGCTACTGCATCATCCCTTCGGTTCGCGGCAAGGCTAGAAGCATGGATGAGGCTATGATATTAAAAGAGGCAAGAATTTTAGCCCAAAACGGCTATAATGAGCTTGTCTTAACTGGCACAAATATAGGCAGTTACGGCAAAGATACAAATAGCTCTCTTGGTAAGCTTTTAGCAAACTTGGGTAAAATTTCTGGCATTAGACGCATTAGGCTTGGAAGTATCGAGCCAAGCCAGATAGATGAGAGCTTTAGAGAAATTTTAAAAGAAGAGTGGCTGGAGCGTCATCTGCACATCGCACTTCAGCACACGAGTCAGGCGATGCTAAAGATCATGCGAAGACGAAATAATGCATTTAGTGATTTGGAACTTTTTAATGAGCTTAGCTCTCTTGGCTTTGCCCTTGGCACGGACTATATCGTGGGTCATCCTGGTGAGAGTGAGGAAATTTGGGTAGAGGCTGTGGAAAATTTTAAGAAATTTCCTATCACACATCTGCACGCTTTTGTCTATTCGCCAAGGCGTGATACGCACTCAGCTACGCTAAAAAGCGATGTTAGCGGTGATGTGGCAAAAAGTAGGCTAAAAATTTTAGAAAGCATAGCTTTGCAAAATAATGAAAATTTTAGAAAAAAACATAACGGAGCTTTGAAAATTTTAGTCGAGCAAAAAAATGGTGAGTTTTACGAGGGCTTTGATCAGTTTTACAACAAAGCTAAAATTTTAAGCCAAAAAGATATAACAAAAGAGTGGGTGGAGGTAAGCGAATATGAAGTTAAGCCAGATGCCAATTATGCAAAAATTTAA
- a CDS encoding thiamine phosphate synthase, translating into MSMFKILCVADFESYDGDDFLKRIQLLCKAGVDEILLRAKGLSEAHFYDLARVVAQICENYRKKFIINHFFDVACKLKSDFWLTSAQLDFFKNHGVFLEEFRKTAKIYAPAHNLEQAKISATIADVLVASHIFATSCKAGLEPKGLNFISELKSFDKEIFALGGLDSGNYKEAIKAGANGICFMSLAMNGDINEIKDIVKNKNI; encoded by the coding sequence ATGTCTATGTTTAAAATTCTCTGCGTGGCTGACTTTGAAAGCTATGATGGCGATGATTTTTTAAAGAGGATTCAGCTACTTTGTAAGGCTGGTGTGGATGAAATTTTGCTTCGCGCAAAGGGGCTAAGCGAGGCTCATTTTTATGATCTTGCTAGGGTTGTGGCTCAAATTTGTGAAAACTACCGCAAGAAATTTATCATTAATCACTTTTTTGACGTAGCTTGCAAGCTAAAGAGCGACTTTTGGCTCACTTCGGCGCAGCTTGATTTTTTTAAAAATCACGGCGTTTTTTTAGAAGAATTTAGAAAAACAGCTAAAATTTACGCCCCAGCTCACAACCTAGAGCAGGCTAAAATTTCAGCCACTATCGCTGATGTCCTCGTAGCTTCTCATATATTTGCCACCTCTTGCAAGGCGGGTTTAGAGCCAAAAGGGCTAAATTTTATAAGCGAGCTAAAGAGCTTTGATAAAGAAATTTTCGCACTTGGCGGACTAGACAGCGGGAACTACAAAGAGGCCATAAAGGCAGGCGCAAATGGCATTTGCTTCATGAGCCTAGCAATGAACGGCGATATAAACGAGATAAAAGATATAGTAAAAAATAAAAATATATAA
- a CDS encoding COG3400 family protein codes for MKKILIIADGTFARNFLNRLLETKSNLHHYIVVSSEDYSQKSNYENFTFYQFDPTSLSKLKSVSDGYFSQFCIVCDDKNEAVAVYENLRQISTKTETVFMSSWELDEKCKEIFASDKHLSVVDIRDIAASRLMDYLPDLPVLADNIGLSEGEIMEVKVPIGSSYMYRHISSVAQKKWRIALIYRGSEIILPKPNVMIQPSDILLIVGDPNVLQNVYRSIKRESGQFPSPFGSNIYVLIDMISMDKERVSKLIKDSLYLHSKLNNKRLFFRVINPTLGENLDTLKAIKEKNIIVLMDYFNSDNKSIKYDVLKHDIGLILSDDKYFFKFKKLFYELKLPVLKTGKILLSNIKEGVILGDQSQEVENQSAVITDCCAQLDLEMKFYYFDNKHSDDEALREHFESISALFSKRIKIENHNLKNPLVKLKNTKDLLHFVMFTKSVANGGAFAFLSTNLNRLYKKLSQNAQLFVPVSE; via the coding sequence ATGAAGAAAATTTTAATAATCGCAGATGGAACTTTCGCAAGAAATTTTTTAAACAGACTGCTTGAAACAAAATCAAATTTGCATCACTATATCGTTGTTTCAAGTGAGGATTACAGTCAAAAATCAAATTATGAAAATTTTACATTTTACCAGTTTGACCCAACTAGTCTTTCAAAGCTAAAAAGCGTAAGCGATGGCTATTTTAGTCAGTTTTGTATAGTTTGCGATGATAAAAATGAGGCAGTTGCTGTTTATGAAAATTTAAGACAGATCAGCACAAAGACCGAGACTGTTTTTATGAGCTCATGGGAGCTTGATGAAAAATGCAAAGAAATATTTGCAAGCGATAAACACTTAAGCGTGGTTGATATCAGAGATATTGCAGCATCAAGGCTTATGGACTATTTACCAGATCTGCCGGTTTTAGCCGATAATATCGGGCTTAGCGAGGGTGAGATCATGGAAGTTAAGGTGCCAATAGGTAGCTCTTATATGTATCGTCACATCAGCTCAGTAGCTCAAAAAAAATGGCGAATAGCTCTCATATATCGAGGCAGCGAGATCATCTTGCCAAAGCCAAATGTAATGATACAGCCAAGCGATATACTGCTAATCGTTGGTGATCCAAATGTGCTTCAAAATGTTTACCGCTCGATCAAGCGTGAAAGTGGACAGTTTCCAAGTCCATTTGGTAGCAATATCTATGTGCTGATCGACATGATCTCAATGGATAAAGAACGTGTTAGCAAGCTCATAAAGGATAGCTTGTATTTGCATTCAAAGCTAAATAATAAACGCCTTTTTTTTAGAGTGATAAATCCAACTTTAGGTGAAAATTTAGATACTTTAAAAGCAATAAAAGAGAAAAATATCATTGTTTTGATGGATTATTTTAATAGTGATAACAAATCTATAAAATATGATGTTTTAAAGCACGACATCGGCCTAATCTTAAGCGATGATAAATACTTTTTTAAATTTAAAAAGCTATTTTATGAGCTAAAACTTCCAGTGCTAAAAACGGGTAAAATTTTGCTCTCAAATATAAAAGAGGGCGTTATACTAGGCGATCAAAGTCAAGAAGTGGAGAATCAATCAGCCGTGATAACAGACTGCTGTGCACAGCTTGATTTGGAGATGAAATTTTACTATTTTGATAATAAGCATAGCGATGATGAGGCGTTAAGAGAGCATTTTGAGAGCATTAGCGCGCTATTTTCTAAGCGTATAAAGATAGAAAATCACAATCTTAAAAATCCACTTGTAAAACTAAAAAATACAAAAGATCTGCTTCATTTTGTGATGTTTACTAAAAGCGTGGCAAATGGTGGGGCATTTGCCTTTTTATCAACAAATTTAAATAGGCTTTATAAGAAGCTAAGCCAAAATGCACAGCTTTTTGTGCCAGTAAGTGAGTAA
- the aroB gene encoding 3-dehydroquinate synthase: MQINLNLKEKASSYKIYINELERLELKGKVGIVTNAKVAGLHLEKLLSVLKCDEKFIISVPDGEEYKNLETVEQILEHLFVSKFDRSSTLIAFGGGVISDMTGFAASIYERGINFINIPTTLLAQVDASVGGKTGVNNKFGKNLIGSFYQPKAVFCDINFLKTLPKREFAAGVAEALKMAITFDKEMFDWLKSVNLDDENLAKLVEKSVILKAKVVEQDEKEKGLRAILNYGHTFAHVIENETNYKEFLHGEAVAIGMNMANRLSVKLGLMSEAETEEIKQVLVKFDLPVSYKIQNENAFYEAFFMDKKTKDDKINFIIADKIGSAIIKNDVKKEDVLKILREFK, encoded by the coding sequence ATGCAGATAAATTTAAATCTTAAAGAAAAAGCATCAAGCTATAAAATTTATATAAATGAGCTTGAGAGACTAGAGCTAAAAGGCAAGGTTGGCATCGTTACAAACGCTAAAGTAGCGGGGCTTCATCTTGAAAAGCTACTTAGTGTTTTGAAGTGTGATGAGAAATTTATCATAAGTGTGCCTGACGGCGAAGAGTATAAAAACCTTGAAACGGTAGAGCAAATTTTAGAGCATCTTTTTGTGAGTAAATTTGATCGCTCATCTACGCTAATCGCCTTTGGTGGTGGCGTCATAAGCGATATGACTGGCTTTGCGGCGAGCATCTATGAAAGAGGAATAAATTTCATAAATATCCCAACTACGCTTCTAGCGCAAGTTGATGCGAGTGTGGGCGGAAAGACTGGTGTGAATAATAAATTTGGCAAAAATTTAATAGGCTCTTTTTATCAGCCAAAGGCAGTTTTTTGCGATATAAATTTCTTAAAGACATTGCCAAAGAGAGAATTTGCAGCTGGCGTGGCTGAGGCTTTAAAGATGGCGATAACCTTTGATAAAGAGATGTTTGATTGGCTAAAAAGCGTAAATTTAGATGATGAAAACTTAGCTAAGCTGGTTGAAAAGTCGGTAATTTTAAAAGCAAAAGTGGTTGAACAAGATGAGAAAGAAAAAGGGCTAAGAGCCATCCTAAACTACGGACATACCTTTGCTCACGTTATAGAAAATGAGACAAATTATAAAGAATTTTTACATGGCGAAGCAGTGGCGATAGGTATGAATATGGCAAATCGCTTAAGCGTAAAACTAGGACTCATGAGCGAGGCAGAGACTGAAGAGATCAAGCAGGTTTTAGTAAAATTTGATCTTCCGGTAAGTTATAAAATACAAAACGAAAATGCATTTTATGAGGCATTTTTTATGGATAAAAAGACAAAAGATGATAAGATAAATTTCATCATTGCAGATAAAATCGGCAGTGCGATCATCAAAAATGACGTCAAAAAAGAAGACGTTTTAAAAATTTTAAGAGAATTTAAATGA
- a CDS encoding ABC-type transport auxiliary lipoprotein family protein, whose translation MRNLICIAATFFFLGCSLKTDVPVATMYEIHYSNKACSAENKQKELKNVFIENVSALDMVDTRKILIVAENNKIRYLSDAKFVSEPSEMVYKSLVKGLYSNCAAKPIFSPNAKDLRLKVSIISLQIRGDKAEVSLAYELFNANTSLKSGMITKEILCPDPSSSTIFDTINKATNLAIDTLISEIIS comes from the coding sequence ATGAGAAATTTGATATGTATAGCGGCTACTTTTTTCTTTCTTGGCTGCTCGCTAAAGACGGACGTGCCAGTTGCAACGATGTATGAAATTCACTATTCAAATAAGGCTTGTTCAGCTGAAAATAAGCAAAAAGAGCTAAAAAATGTCTTCATCGAAAATGTAAGCGCTCTTGATATGGTCGATACTAGAAAAATTTTGATTGTGGCTGAGAATAATAAAATCAGATATCTAAGCGACGCTAAATTTGTATCTGAGCCAAGCGAAATGGTCTATAAATCGCTTGTAAAAGGGCTTTATTCAAACTGCGCTGCAAAGCCGATATTTTCGCCAAATGCAAAAGATCTTAGGCTAAAAGTTAGCATCATCTCACTTCAGATAAGAGGCGACAAGGCCGAAGTTTCACTAGCTTATGAGCTGTTTAATGCAAACACTTCGCTAAAATCTGGCATGATCACGAAAGAAATTCTTTGTCCAGATCCAAGCTCAAGTACTATTTTTGATACGATAAATAAGGCTACAAATTTAGCAATCGATACGCTAATCTCTGAAATAATCTCTTAA
- a CDS encoding thiazole synthase, producing the protein MQNNSLILGGKEFQSRFILGSGKYSHELIDSAINEAGAQILTLALRRINESKERNILDFIPKGVTLLPNTSGARNAKEAVRIAQLARELGCGELVKIEIITDSKFLFPDNAETIKACEALANDGFVPMPYMFPDLNAARAMLSAGASCIMPLAAPIGSNQGLVFKDIIEILINELDTQIIVDAGIGRPSQACEAMEMGAAAIMANTAIASSKNIPLMARAFKEAIIAGRNAYLAGLGAKSKSANASSPLTGFLD; encoded by the coding sequence TGCAAAATAATAGCTTGATCCTTGGCGGCAAGGAGTTTCAAAGCCGCTTCATCCTTGGCTCTGGCAAGTACTCGCACGAGCTCATCGACTCAGCCATAAACGAGGCTGGAGCGCAGATCCTAACCCTTGCTCTTAGGCGCATAAACGAGAGCAAAGAGCGAAATATACTCGACTTTATCCCAAAAGGTGTGACGCTTTTGCCAAACACAAGTGGTGCTAGAAACGCTAAAGAGGCTGTTCGTATCGCCCAGCTCGCACGTGAGCTTGGGTGTGGAGAGCTTGTTAAGATAGAGATCATCACTGACTCTAAATTTCTCTTTCCAGACAACGCTGAGACGATAAAAGCGTGCGAGGCGCTGGCAAATGACGGCTTTGTGCCGATGCCATATATGTTTCCAGATCTAAATGCCGCAAGAGCGATGCTAAGTGCGGGAGCAAGCTGCATAATGCCTCTAGCTGCGCCCATTGGCTCAAACCAAGGGCTAGTTTTTAAAGATATTATTGAGATTTTGATAAACGAGCTTGATACGCAGATCATCGTTGATGCTGGCATAGGCAGGCCTTCACAAGCGTGCGAAGCTATGGAGATGGGAGCGGCTGCTATCATGGCAAACACCGCCATCGCCTCATCTAAAAATATCCCGCTCATGGCAAGAGCCTTCAAAGAGGCGATCATCGCTGGTCGCAACGCCTATCTAGCAGGCCTTGGCGCAAAGAGCAAAAGCGCAAATGCCTCATCTCCGCTCACTGGATTTTTAGACTGA
- a CDS encoding AAA family ATPase — protein sequence MQKFKFNKKNILIIAAIALISVLLFAVSKEPRNITYLQYMQLMDGNFIDRAVIDDDEVVLYAQNNRFSIIKEGIDLKELIKKVPVEKTKQYITPGMIWGFIIFVCFVLWYAYIFRSIRKKEESLLSKKEGVFEIESVLNQNTMPVISNVRFSDVAGISEVKSELSEIVDFLKNPQKYRNFGIKMPKGVLMIGPPGVGKTLVAKAVAGEANVPFFYQNGASFVQIYVGMGAKRVRELFSRAKSYAPSIIFIDEIDAVGKSRGGTRNDEREATLNQLLTEMDGFEDNSGVIVIAATNRIEMIDEALLRSGRFDRRIFLSMPDFNDRVAILNTYLKDKNCEVAAEDIAKMSVGFSGAALSTLVNEAAINALRNGESVLKMRDFEAVLNKVLLGKKKVLSYSENEKKIQAIYQGAKALSAYWFDVKFEKISLIEDRFMATEQEIESKSQMISRIKVLIAGMCKLEIDENDIFSNSSSDLNLAKEIASKMVYEYGMGSSFVPNPNDVEEILKQAKEEIASFLKGTNEQIAKISSYLLAYESVDKETLAKILNENY from the coding sequence ATGCAAAAATTTAAATTTAATAAAAAAAATATCCTAATAATCGCAGCTATCGCATTAATCAGTGTGCTGTTATTTGCCGTTAGTAAAGAGCCACGAAATATCACATATTTGCAATATATGCAGCTAATGGATGGAAATTTTATAGACCGCGCTGTAATCGATGATGATGAAGTCGTGCTTTATGCACAAAACAATCGTTTTTCAATCATAAAAGAGGGCATCGATCTAAAAGAGCTTATTAAAAAAGTGCCTGTTGAAAAGACTAAGCAATATATCACTCCTGGCATGATCTGGGGATTTATCATCTTTGTCTGCTTTGTGCTTTGGTATGCTTATATCTTTAGAAGTATTAGGAAAAAAGAGGAGAGCTTGCTTAGCAAAAAAGAGGGTGTATTTGAGATAGAAAGCGTGCTAAATCAAAACACTATGCCAGTCATCTCAAATGTGAGATTTAGCGATGTGGCAGGCATTAGTGAGGTTAAAAGCGAGCTTAGCGAGATAGTTGATTTTCTAAAAAATCCACAAAAATATAGAAATTTTGGTATCAAAATGCCAAAAGGCGTGCTAATGATCGGCCCTCCAGGCGTTGGTAAGACGCTTGTGGCAAAGGCAGTTGCTGGCGAGGCAAATGTGCCATTTTTTTATCAAAACGGTGCAAGCTTTGTGCAAATTTATGTCGGCATGGGCGCAAAGAGAGTACGAGAGCTTTTTAGTAGAGCCAAGTCCTATGCGCCCTCAATCATCTTTATCGACGAGATAGACGCTGTTGGTAAGAGCAGGGGTGGGACTAGAAACGACGAGCGAGAAGCTACGCTAAATCAGCTACTAACCGAGATGGATGGCTTTGAAGATAACTCTGGTGTCATCGTCATAGCTGCTACAAATAGGATCGAGATGATCGATGAGGCGCTACTTAGATCAGGGCGTTTTGATAGGAGAATTTTTCTTTCTATGCCTGATTTTAACGACAGAGTGGCGATCTTAAACACATATCTAAAAGATAAAAACTGCGAAGTGGCGGCTGAGGATATCGCTAAAATGAGCGTTGGCTTTTCAGGTGCGGCACTCAGTACGCTTGTAAATGAAGCTGCGATAAATGCCCTAAGAAACGGCGAGAGTGTGCTTAAGATGAGGGACTTTGAGGCTGTTTTAAATAAGGTCTTGCTCGGCAAGAAAAAGGTGCTAAGCTATAGCGAAAACGAGAAGAAGATACAGGCCATCTATCAAGGAGCAAAGGCACTAAGTGCTTACTGGTTTGATGTGAAATTTGAAAAAATTTCTCTTATAGAAGATAGGTTTATGGCTACAGAGCAAGAGATCGAGTCAAAGTCGCAGATGATATCTCGTATCAAGGTGCTCATCGCTGGTATGTGCAAGCTTGAGATAGATGAAAATGACATCTTTTCAAACTCAAGTAGTGATCTAAATTTAGCCAAAGAGATCGCTTCAAAGATGGTTTATGAATATGGTATGGGAAGCTCTTTTGTGCCAAATCCAAACGATGTAGAAGAAATTTTAAAGCAAGCAAAAGAGGAGATCGCATCCTTTTTAAAAGGCACAAATGAGCAAATCGCAAAGATTAGCTCATATCTGCTAGCATACGAGAGCGTAGATAAAGAGACGCTGGCGAAAATTTTAAATGAAAACTATTAA
- the mog gene encoding molybdopterin adenylyltransferase, protein MKAKIGILTLSDRASGGIYEDKSGPAIREVLDSWIVSEKEYFCEVIPDEFELIKEKLIHMVDVLDCDLVLTTGGTGPALRDVTPEATEAVCEKMMPGFGELMRAASLKYVPTAILSRQTAGIRGHALIINLPGQPKAIKECLEPVFPAVPYCIDLIGGAFIETDESVMKAFRPKSKKIS, encoded by the coding sequence ATGAAAGCAAAGATAGGAATTTTAACATTATCAGATCGTGCAAGTGGTGGCATCTATGAAGATAAGTCTGGTCCAGCCATACGTGAAGTGCTTGATAGCTGGATAGTGAGCGAAAAAGAGTATTTTTGCGAAGTTATACCAGATGAGTTTGAGCTAATAAAAGAGAAGCTCATACACATGGTAGATGTGCTTGATTGCGATCTTGTGCTAACGACCGGTGGTACTGGACCAGCTCTTAGAGATGTTACCCCAGAGGCAACAGAGGCAGTTTGTGAGAAGATGATGCCAGGCTTTGGCGAGCTAATGAGAGCTGCGAGCTTAAAATACGTCCCAACAGCGATCCTGTCACGCCAAACAGCAGGCATAAGAGGCCACGCGCTCATCATAAATTTACCAGGACAGCCAAAGGCGATAAAAGAGTGCTTGGAGCCGGTATTTCCAGCGGTGCCATACTGTATCGATCTAATAGGTGGTGCATTTATAGAAACCGATGAAAGTGTGATGAAAGCCTTTCGTCCAAAATCAAAGAAAATTTCATAA
- the thiH gene encoding 2-iminoacetate synthase ThiH produces MNFTKTDHMQLLPHMQDVGSDIMDEILKERASYKPEIYTEADVKAALNAKHCSLENLKALLSPAAAPFLEPIAQLAQAKTRANFGSNITLFTPLYIANYCDNLCVYCGFNAKNNIKRAKLSDEEITRELREISKSGLEEILILTGESETNSSVTYIANACALAKKFFKVVGVEIYPLNSEDYALLHKSGADYVTVFQETYNPTKYEKIHLGGNKRIFPYRLNAQERALLGGMRGVGFAALLGIDDFRLDAFATALHASLVQKKYPHAEIAFSCPRLRPIINNDRINPRDVGERELLQVICAYRIFMPTASITISTREKAKFRDNAVKIAANKISAGVKVSIGAHGEEKKGDEQFEISDDRSVDEIKAMIKANGLEPLMSEYVYV; encoded by the coding sequence ATGAATTTTACTAAAACTGATCACATGCAGCTACTACCTCACATGCAGGACGTTGGTAGCGACATTATGGATGAGATTTTAAAAGAGCGTGCGAGCTACAAACCTGAAATTTACACCGAGGCTGACGTAAAAGCAGCTCTTAACGCAAAGCACTGCTCACTTGAAAATTTAAAAGCCCTACTCTCGCCTGCTGCAGCGCCATTTTTAGAGCCAATAGCCCAGCTAGCTCAGGCTAAGACAAGGGCAAATTTTGGCTCAAATATCACGCTTTTTACACCGCTTTACATAGCAAACTACTGCGATAATCTCTGCGTTTATTGCGGTTTTAACGCTAAAAATAATATAAAAAGAGCAAAGCTAAGCGACGAGGAGATCACAAGGGAGTTAAGAGAAATTTCAAAGAGCGGTTTAGAAGAAATTTTGATCCTAACTGGCGAGAGTGAGACAAACTCAAGTGTCACTTACATCGCAAATGCCTGCGCTTTGGCAAAGAAATTTTTTAAAGTCGTTGGGGTTGAAATTTATCCACTAAACTCTGAGGACTACGCCCTACTTCACAAAAGTGGCGCAGACTACGTGACCGTCTTTCAAGAGACCTACAATCCCACAAAATACGAAAAAATCCACCTTGGCGGCAATAAAAGGATCTTCCCATACCGCTTAAATGCACAAGAGCGAGCGCTTCTTGGAGGCATGAGAGGAGTTGGCTTTGCGGCACTTCTTGGCATAGATGACTTTAGACTTGACGCCTTTGCTACGGCACTTCACGCAAGCTTGGTTCAAAAGAAGTATCCGCATGCTGAGATCGCGTTTTCATGCCCAAGACTTCGCCCTATCATCAACAACGACCGCATCAATCCGCGTGACGTGGGCGAGCGCGAGCTTTTGCAAGTGATCTGCGCTTATAGAATTTTCATGCCAACAGCCAGCATAACGATCTCAACCAGAGAAAAGGCGAAATTTCGCGACAACGCCGTAAAGATCGCTGCAAACAAGATAAGCGCTGGCGTAAAAGTAAGCATCGGCGCTCACGGCGAAGAGAAAAAGGGCGACGAGCAGTTTGAGATAAGCGACGACAGAAGCGTGGATGAGATAAAAGCAATGATAAAAGCAAACGGCCTAGAGCCCTTGATGAGCGAGTATGTCTATGTTTAA
- a CDS encoding mechanosensitive ion channel domain-containing protein, with amino-acid sequence MKKILFLILFCFTLYAEENVTLEQNVSQNLQNNELIKDISNLDNSLKNNIWITRYANYNTYQRLIDELEKNENELKKLDKSSRRGSDIIKRIQTLKEQINLLKEYEKTPFSNMLAAPEMDTPPRITSPVALISGFSYIKKIKSDKIEYQRHIKELDTLLEKLETKENLLNRLNLIEENEQNRESLNLVKQEIGDFKAAKQIADTTYNVYEKRADEAINLTTSDIKAQFLSMGYTAIIILLTIGLTFIAKFIVKRTITDNERFYTVNKFLNVLNITVIIIILLFSYIENVTYLVTVLGFASAGIAIAMKDMFMSMLGWMVIMFGGSIHVGDRIRVLHDGSEFVGDVIDISLLRLTVFEDVSYSTYKTNRRAGRIIFVPNNYIFTDLIANYAHYGMKTVWDGIDIVISFDSNHKKAVYLARNVVKKYSKGYTDIAKRQMNKLRSQYSIKNPNVEPRIYTFFEPYGINVSCWYMANSYATLALRSTISAEIIEAFLAQDDIKIAYPTQTMFIGKKENPSDHTAHSEQESENS; translated from the coding sequence ATGAAAAAGATCCTATTTTTAATACTTTTTTGCTTTACCCTTTATGCCGAAGAAAACGTTACGCTTGAGCAAAATGTCTCACAAAATTTACAAAATAACGAGCTTATTAAAGATATTTCAAATCTAGATAACTCCTTAAAAAACAATATCTGGATCACAAGGTATGCTAACTATAACACTTATCAAAGGCTTATTGATGAGCTTGAAAAAAATGAAAATGAACTAAAGAAACTGGACAAAAGCTCAAGAAGAGGCAGCGATATCATAAAGAGAATCCAAACTCTAAAAGAGCAGATAAATTTACTAAAAGAGTATGAAAAAACGCCATTTTCAAATATGCTAGCAGCCCCTGAAATGGATACTCCACCAAGGATAACAAGTCCTGTTGCACTTATATCTGGCTTTTCGTATATCAAAAAGATAAAGAGTGATAAGATCGAGTATCAAAGGCATATAAAAGAGCTTGATACGCTTTTGGAAAAGCTTGAAACAAAAGAAAATTTACTAAATAGACTAAATTTGATCGAAGAAAATGAGCAAAATAGGGAAAGCCTAAACTTGGTAAAACAAGAAATAGGCGACTTTAAAGCGGCAAAACAGATCGCTGATACAACTTATAATGTCTATGAAAAAAGGGCTGATGAGGCTATAAATTTAACCACCTCTGATATAAAAGCTCAGTTTTTAAGCATGGGTTATACAGCTATCATCATTCTTTTGACGATCGGGCTAACATTTATCGCTAAATTTATCGTTAAAAGAACGATTACTGATAATGAGAGATTTTACACGGTCAATAAATTTTTAAACGTTTTAAATATCACCGTTATCATCATAATCTTACTTTTTTCGTATATCGAAAACGTCACATATTTAGTAACCGTGCTAGGTTTTGCTTCGGCTGGTATCGCCATTGCAATGAAAGATATGTTTATGAGTATGCTTGGCTGGATGGTGATCATGTTTGGCGGCTCTATACATGTGGGTGACAGGATCAGAGTGCTTCATGATGGTAGCGAATTTGTGGGCGATGTGATCGATATCTCTTTACTTAGGCTGACTGTTTTTGAGGATGTTAGCTACTCTACTTATAAGACAAACCGCCGTGCAGGTAGAATTATCTTTGTGCCAAATAACTATATCTTTACCGATCTCATCGCAAACTATGCTCATTATGGCATGAAGACCGTTTGGGATGGTATAGATATCGTTATTAGCTTTGATAGTAATCATAAAAAAGCTGTGTATCTAGCAAGAAATGTCGTTAAAAAATACTCAAAAGGCTACACTGATATCGCAAAACGCCAGATGAATAAACTAAGAAGCCAATACAGTATCAAAAACCCAAACGTCGAGCCAAGAATTTATACATTTTTTGAGCCTTATGGTATAAATGTCTCATGCTGGTATATGGCAAATTCTTATGCGACTTTGGCTCTTAGAAGTACTATTAGCGCAGAGATAATAGAAGCATTTTTAGCTCAAGATGATATAAAGATCGCTTATCCAACACAAACCATGTTTATAGGTAAAAAAGAAAATCCAAGCGATCATACCGCTCATAGCGAGCAAGAGAGTGAAAATTCTTAA